A genomic stretch from Telopea speciosissima isolate NSW1024214 ecotype Mountain lineage chromosome 7, Tspe_v1, whole genome shotgun sequence includes:
- the LOC122669718 gene encoding START domain-containing protein 10 — protein MGRGDSSAVDAVCAEMSSSVSCTQRLWSISEDSLRRYVHFASECCIQELLSASDSNRVVNDHDGWKVLARHSGVEISKKRRSGSLHTFRSRWLLQSVSPQQFITFANAIDAAKQWDSDLVEAKYIKEDLEDNLSIIRLRFGDSSKPLFKNREFIVYERRETMDEGTMVVAVASLPKEIAAGLHPKGSNSIRGVLLQSGWVVEKLEDDSCMVTYVVRLDPAGWLPKCFVNRLNTKLVMIIDNLRKLAQANPIDGDI, from the exons ATGGGAAGAGGAGACTCATCAGCAGTCGATGCAGTATGTGCCGAGATGAGCAGTTCGGTCTCGTGCACCCAACGACTGTG GTCCATCAGTGAGGATTCCCTCAGAAGGTACGTGCATTTTGCGAGTGAGTGCTGCATACAGGAATTGCTGTCTGCTTCGGACTCGAACAGGGTTGTCAATGACCACGATGGCTGGAAGGTTCTTGCCCGTCACAGTGGAGTAGAGATATCGAAGAAGCGTCGGTCTGGTTCACTTCACACCTTCCGCAGTCGCTGGTTGCTTCAATCGGTCTCCCCCCAACAATTTATCACCTTTGCCAATGCCATCGATGCTGCCAag CAATGGGACTCTGATTTGGTAGAAGCCAAGTACATAAAGGAGGATCTGGAGGATAACCTAAGCATCATCCGTCTCAGGTTCGGAGACAGCTCAAAACCCCTGTTTAAGAACAGGGAGTTCATTGTCTATGAGCGACGTGAAACCATGGATGAGGGGACCATG GTCGTAGCTGTCGCTTCACTGCCAAAAGAGATTGCTGCCGGATTACACCCAAAGGGGAGTAATTCAATCCGTGGAGTGTTGCTGCAGTCGGGATGGGTGGTGGAAAAGCTGGAAGATGATTCATGTATGGTCACGTACGTTGTGCGG TTGGATCCTGCGGGTTGGCTGCCCAAGTGCTTTGTCAATCGACTCAACACCAAGTTGGTTATGATCATCGACAATCTTAGGAAGCTAGCGCAAGCTAATCCAATTGATGGCGACATATGA